TCTGCTACATTGTTGGTATATAAATGATCATTCTCCTGTTCTTATGGTACCTTCCATAGTAATGTTAGCTCTGTTTAATGTTTGATTCAATGTTTGTACAGCTGGTGGATGGTTGGCGTCTCTTTGTGTAGCAGGGTTCACAGCTATTGCAGTGAGGAAAATGGTGAATACCGAGATGACGGAAGCTGAGCCTATGGCAAAACCTTCTCCATTCTCAGCACTTGAGCTGTGGAGTTGGAGTGGGATCTTTGTTGCGTCGTTTGTTGGTGCTCTGTTTTACCCTAATTCGTTGGGGACAAGTGCAAGGACTTGTCTCCCTTTCCTTCTTTCTTCTACTGTTCTAGGTTACATTGTCGGTACCGGGTAAAACTCAAATCATTTCTTCCTTGTTCCTCAAGTTTCAAGTCTCTCTAGCCTGATGTTATTCTCATTGTCTTGTCTAGGTTGCCATCTGCTATCAAGAAAGTATTCCATCCGATAATCTGCTGCGCTCTATCTGCGCTACTCGCTGCTCTAGCTTTTGGATATGCTTCAGGATCTGGACTTGATCCTGTTTTAGGTAAAACTCACACAaactagagagaaagaaagaccTAGAACAACAGAAAGTAAAACTTCTTTAATGGTGGTGACAGGAAACTACCTCACAAAAGTAGCATCGGATCCTGGTGCTGGTGACATTTTAATGGGTTTTCTTGGCTCTGTCATTCTCACTTTCGCTTTCTCCATGTTCAAACAGAGAAAGGtaacaacaaaaacaacacacttgttcttgtttttctttagaAAAGTGGTGACAATCTGTTCTGGTTTTGCCTCAGCTTGTGAAGCGGCATGCAGCTGAGATCTTTACGTCTGTGATCGTTTCAACGCTATTCTCGCTCTACTCCACTGCTCTTGTTGGACGTTTAGTTGGTTTGGAGCCATCTTTAACGGTTTCAATCCTACCTCGCTGCATCACGGTTGCGTTAGCCCTTAGCATTGTTTCACTCTTTGAAGGTATAACATGCTATTCTTCTCCTCAGCAGAGTACATTAAAGAACATTTTTAACGACTCTTTTGGACGTTTTTCAGGGACCAATTCGTCGCTTACAGCAGCTGTAGTGGTTGTGACCGGTCTGATCGGAGCTAACTTTGTACAAGTTGTTCTTGACAAACTGCGTTTAAATGATCCTATTGCTCGAGGAATCGCAACTGCTTCAAGGTGACTTCTTTACAGATATCATCTTTTGAATCAAAATGAGGAAAAATCTAATAACATTATTTAAGTGGACAGTGCTCATGGACTTGGAACAGCAGCTTTGTCTGCTAAGGAGCCAGAGGCACTTCCCTTCTGTGCAATTGCTTATGCTCTCACTGGAATCTTCGGATCCTTACTCTGTTCTGTCCCTGCCGTCCGACAGAGTTTGCTGGCTGTCGTCGGATGAGAAGTGATCACGTGGCGACACACAATTGGTGGTTGGCCCTAGAAGCCGGCGAGAGTTACTTCAGTTTGGTTTGCATCATTaatttttcattctattttgTATATGCTGTGAATTTATTataatggaaacaaaatatgtaaaatttaatatttttattgatgcaaaaaaaaattcacaaattcTCAGTTACATCTTTTACCTTTCTTTCTCTTGCAATTTAGAAATTTATGTATTCAATTTTCAGTCTTgtgataaaacaaaataataacttacgaattatcaaaattgataaaaaaaaaactgagagggcaaaagagtaaaaaagaaaagaagatgacGAGAGAGCCCAAAGCTTCAACGGAAGGCGTAAAGCTAAAAGCGTTACCAAACTATCTCCCCAGTCTTGTCTGAATTCTACTCTCAgccacaaaacccaaaaaaaaaaaatgatactaatcccaacttcttcttcatcatcttcttacTCGTGTTGTAGCCTTCCGCAAGCTTCCTTCAGTTCTAATTCATATCCATCGAATCAGTCTCTGTTCCTCTCCAAATCCGCTTATCCAATTCGCCATGGTACTTATGCTTCAATCTGTTGATTTGAACTCCTTCGCTAGGATCTAAAGTCTTATGCTTCAATTTGTTTACTACTACTTCAGGAAGCAGAAAGCTGAAGACTTTGCGTCTCAGAGCTAATTTCTGGGAGTCAATCCGATCTGGGTACTGAATAAGATTTTTACTTTTCTTACTCATATGAAACTTAGGCTGATACGTTAAAtgcttgattgattgattcaggtttgtaaagaataataataacacGACCCAACTTGTGGAACCACCTTCTACaaccgaagaagaagatgaagacacGGAACCATTACTTCCTGTGGAGTTTACTTTGGTTGAAAGAACTCTTCAAGATGGGTTCATTGAAGAGATCATATTTTCTTCTGGTGGTGAAATTGATGTCTATGATCTTCAAACCCTTTGTGACAAGGTTAGTTAAAAAGAACTACTCtttactctcttccttctcGATgttatttcagaaaaaaaatatctaattttagatataaaataaaGGTGGGATGGCCTCGGAGACCGCTAACGAAACTAGCTGCAGCTTTGAAGAATAGTTATATGGTTGCTACATTGCATTCTGTATTGaagccatcatcatcatcatcaggtgCTTCATTCAAGTAACCTTAATCTTCATTCATCCGATGTTTTGATGAATATCTTAGCAGATTTTGGAGAAGTTATTTGACACAGAAGGAGATAAtgagcagcagcagcagcagaagAATAAGAAGCTTATTGGAATGGCACGTGCCACGTCGGATCATGCCTTTAATGCTACAATTTGGGATGTTCTTGTTGATCCTGAGTATCAGGTAACCAAAACAAATAACTAGTTTCTTGGGATGTTGTTAATAAGTGTTGTTTTGGTTTTCAGGGTCAAGGGCTTGGTAAAGCTCTTGTGGAAAAGCTTGTAAGGGCTCTTCTTCAGAGAGATATTGGTAATATATCTCTTTTTGCAGATAGTCAAGGTAATAATACAAATATCAAATCACCATACAAACTTTTGTAATCAAGACTTCTTCTTTCTTAGAGTTATTGAGTTTGCCATGCAGTTGTGGATTTCTATCAAAACTTGGGGTTTGAGGCTGATCCAGAAGGCATCAAAGGCATGTTTTGGTACCCAAAGTAGCAGTTGGTGGGTTTGCAAAAGAATGGGTCTTTACTATTTGGCTGTATGCTTTCTTATTATATGGGTCGGGTCAATAAGGAAGTTTACTAACTGTGCATTTTGTAACTCGAAATCGATATTTGTCTATTTAAGATTCAAACATGAGTATATGATCAATAGGAAGAAACCTTTATTTCCATTGCTTAAAAAGGTTTGATGAGGAAACTTTAAAATGGATATAttgtattaatttaattttttattgctTTGCTATTAACCTCTCTACATTACAGAATTTTCTGTTACCATCTCCACATAAATTACAAACCAAAGCAAGATAGTCCTTTTcgccatgaaaaaaaaaatccataaaagAAGGAAAGAAGAAACTGCAAACGGGTTTATAGACGGGTTAtaatttggtttttgttttaggCTTTAGCAGCTTCTGCAGGAGCAGTTGCTTTGTTGGCAATGAGCTGCTCATAGAGATCTCTGATCTTCAATCCAACAATGGTCTGGAAAAGTCCAGTTCCATTGTTGCTACCAGGGAAATCAGCATGTTTCAGCATTTGTTGAGTCACTTCCCCGTAGAATTTGGTCGAGAGGTTGCTCAGATGGCTCTCCACATAAATCAGCTCGTCCAGTCTATCGAATTGCCCGTCCATCTCAACAACCGAAACCTGAAACAGAGAGAACAAAATGCTCAAACCAAgagctaaaacaaaaaaaaaacgaaactcATTCTGCAATATCAACCAATGTACCTCATGGTCGAAGTAGGAATCAGGTGCATAGTTGAACTTGATACCAGGGTACGAGCAGGTGAGTTTGCGGCCGCAAGGGATCCACGAGATGGTTGAACCTTCATCGAATAGGTAGACCGGGCTAAAGTACTTAACACCTTCCTTCATTATCAACCTCACTCTCAACACTTTGCCTTCATTGTCATCTGGAATCAGCTGTGTTGGAAGCACTTCTATCACCGCATCCGCGTACTGCTTTTGTGGGTCTGCATAAGCCATTTGATGCACATTGTtatcaacaaaattttccaGGAAATGAAGACTGAATATGAGTTTATACCAATGAATGCATCGAAGTCAGGCTTTCGTGCTTCGATACTCGCTTTGATGCTCTCTAAGCTGTGACCTCTTTCAGCCATGTCCCTCTGTGACACAAACTCGTTTGATACGTTACATTGTCACGGTCGAAatcttatgtatatatataagatgAAATAGATAAAGAAACACACCTGAATTTTCCAAGCGAACTTGACCTCATTACTAATGTCTAGGTAGATACTGAAGTCCAATAAGTCTCTTACCCTCTCATCAAACCTTCACAAGTagataaaacattattataaaaatattgcatGACCAAAACTATAGACTAACTTAATTAATTAGTCGAATATAATTTCATCATCGTCAAACTATAATACTTAATGCAAAAGGTTcaaatattcattatattattatctaaaatctaaatccaAGATTCCGACAAGAAACTAAAAGACTTCCAAACTATTGAAGTTGtctgaaaaacaaaacatagtGAGTGGCCTACTTACATTGGGTGAAGACCTTCGATGACGAGAATCTTGGGAGGCTGAATAAGCTCAGGTGCGTCAAGAAGTCCAGTGACGTGATTATAAATGGGTTTCTCGACGGCTATACCACTCTTGAGAGCTTTGACTTGCTCATACATGAGATCAAAGTCATTGGCGCGTGGGTCCAAAGCAGTGACTCCTTTCTCTTTGCGACCGGTTCTGTCTAAGGAATGGTAATCGTCGAGGCAGATCACAGTGGTCATGTCACTGATGAGTGTGTTGGAGTCAGGGTTCCCTCCCTTTGGTGGCTCGGCGGCTCCACCGAAGACACTGGTCAGCCTCCGCATGAAGGTACTTTTGCCGCATCCGGAGTCGGCAGCGAGTCCGATCACCACGGTTTGTTGTGCGGCGCAAGTGATGATGGTGTTGAATCTACGGTTGTTTTGGCGACGGTAGAAGAAGACTtgttttgaggaggaggaggaggtaaAGAAATGAGTTGAATTGAGAGCTTGTGTTGAGTAGATTGTTGAGACAGCCATTGTTGTTGGTGATTggttcctcttcctcttcttctccgccTAAgctctctgtttttgttttgttttgggagAGCTTTGGTTGAGTGATGAGGATTTGGATATGATGAAAGAAATATGGGTTTTTGTGTGGTGATGTAAAGATGTGAAAACAAATGAGAGGAGGCAAATGAGTCTATAGGAAACAAATGGCAAATGAGTTATGGTTTTGATCTGATGTGGTCTGTAATGAGTGGCTCATGTTTTGATTTCCTCAAGTTAACACTATGTGATGTTTGTTTTAGATAAGTTTTTAGTCTCCCTGTTAAGATAATTGATAAGAAGTAAACCACTTctctgtgacaaaaaaaaaaccacttcTAGCCGCACGAAAACAAGCAATATGTATCTTCTATACTTCATGGTTCTTTTGATTTGTCTTAATTATATAGACTAGGTCGACACCCGCGCTACGCCGCGGGAAAATGTCTATAGAATTCTGTAATTTGATGCAACTAACATTTCATGTTTACTTCGTCTGAATAATCGAACACTTTTAGCTTAACTTTAAATATGttgttttgtgatttatttttcttgGTTTTGGCACTTCCTTTTTTGAcacaaatttaataatttacttttatttagAGTTGAAAGATGTTTTTGACAGTTTGGAGCAAAGACCATAAGGTCACGAAGCAATACTTAAAGAAACAGACAGATGTACTTAAAGACAATAATAATGATTTTGATTTACCATCTTGACGAAAAAAATGCAGCGGAGGAGTATATAATAATGATTTTGCTTTACCATCTTAAAGACAACTTGATTCTAACGACAATGATTTTTTGGGTATTTGTGGTGGCGATATGAACATAATGACGAACCCAACTGGAAAATTAGAGAAGCTTAGGTGTACATTGACATGTAGAATTGAAATGTTTTTATTGGTCTTTtaacttttttcatttattgatatGGAAGTCTCACAAACTTCTAAAAATCTGATGTGTCATTCATTGGAGAGAACCTTGTGCTATTATTGTGTTGATTTGCAAAATGGtacttgattttaaatattttattaaagtgaTAATTGGATATTGAAGTTTAGGAGAGAGTGGAGTTGCCGATGAAAGTGATAAAACTAGAACAGAGCATGGAGAGACGCACGGTGGATATTTGCTTATTTTTGGAGGTTTCGGATATTTGAATAGAAACGTGGAAGACTTTAATTGGAGAGATGGGGATTATGCGTTTAAGGTCTGAAGTTGAATGAGTGTTTTATGTGGGTCCCAGTGACACGTTCCATATATCCCTTCAGCTTCGAATCTTTTATTTCTTCTCCGGGGACCAAAATGAATTAGACCAAAGCTCTCTCTTTTGCTCAAGGCCCTTGACAAAGTTCTTTCAAGCCTTGTATCACCAGTCAACAAAGACAATTATATAACGAGAACTGAAACCACCACAATTTTAACATGCATGAATGCCAGTTTCACCACtggtatataagtatataaccaAAAAAGGAGACTTGAACGAGTACATAAACTCTCTGTAAAAAAATCTGATATAAGTTATTTAAAGAAATAGCATCCAACATGTTTTCTATGCAAATAACATTCAGACCAAAACGAGAGACTCGAAATAGTTTGTGGCTATGGTTGTTTTAATAATTCAACTCACTTCCTCAAgagaaataataatccaaatatTCAGAGTTGATATTGTGTTACAGACGGAGAAGATACTGAAGAAAAAAGCCCTACAGAAATAGCCGAACAAACCCACTCTCTCTTGCAACTATAGTAACTAAGAAATTTACCACAACATAACGCACCCGAACGGTAAAATGGTAATTACATTCATACGAGATATTTCAAACCTTTTTTTATCTAAGGGGAAAATTACCACCATCCTGTCCTGTCTCCCTTCGTTTTACTTGTTCCCCCTAAAGTAGAGGTAAATTTTCTGCACACCCACAACGAAACACGATCAATTCAGATGTTGGCCGGTTATCCCTTTGCGGTTAACAATTGTTAAAGAAGCCATGGAGTTACTATCAGTAGCTTACCTGAAGAACCCATAGACTCAGAAGTGACTCCAAGCAGAAGAGACCAAAACCGATAAAGTAGAAGATCTGCATTCATTCATTAAGTTTGGTTTAGCTTAGCTATCATTAAGCTTTCTTCAAGGTGAGCATATACATATGAGCgtcgtaaataaaaaatataaaatacggcTTGTACCCCTGCTAATAAACTGTCTGAGATGACATCAATTGCTGCAAGCACACCCCTGTTgatcataaaaaaaagaatgtgaACAAATTATCCCAAGGCAATAAACCATAAAGAGACCCGGAATCTTCTAGAGCATTAATTTTGACGGTCGACTACGTTTCTCTGTCCGAGAAAGTTTTACAAAGTTGAATCACAGCTAAAGTGAACGAAGCTCAAAGAAAAATTATAGTTATTAAGTTAAAACTCCTTATTTTCAAATCGATCAAAACAATTTAGAATTTTCCAAGTGAAAATACTCACTAGACTAATCAACTATACACGAAGTAACACATAAAGTTCGAGCGCAAAGGGAATCTTTGGCTATGATTGAAAGACTTACGTCAAAGACTTTCCCTGGAAAAGATGGGCGGGGCAATGGCGGCAACGATGCAGAAGCCAATGTGAATCTGTGAGGAGGCATAGGTCAATCATATGGGAAATGGAAACTACATCTACTTCTAGGTAAGGTACAAAATTTTAGATATGAAAAGTTTGTATGACTCACCAAGTAAGTGAAGAAAAACAACCAAACTTCAAAGCGCTGTCAGTCCTACAAGGTCGTAAAAAGTATACCAGTTTATAAACTGTCCAGTAAATAATGACTTGTACTAAAACCATTGAAGAAAACTAGTTAAAAGGAGCACTACCTCATGGCTCGGTAGAGAGGCCTGTACCATACAACATAAGAAAGTGGACATCCCATCAACGCATATATCGTGGCAAGGAAAAAGATTTTTACACCTATCATGAATATTAAACAACAAGCATTAGTTCAACTTCAACCAAATCCAATCAGAACTTCATTACCCATAGAAATAAAACATAAAGTGATAGTGTCAAGCTCACCTCCGCCTTTAATCCAACAGACCATGGTTGCAATCACATTGAATACCAGACACATAACTATACCTGAAAGCCAGCAGTATAGTATAATACAATGCTGTCAATTAAACGCAGTAGAAACATTTCATAGAGAAAAGGACAGACAAACTAAAGTAGACTCACCTAGCCAACTAGCGAAAGCTAGATACTGCAGCTTTTGAGCATGAACTGGTATCTCATTAGCAAATGGTGTGTTGATTGGGAAAAACGGGGGCCAGTTTTTATCATCTATTTGAACACCAGCTGCAACAAAATAAGATGAGAACAGTTAGCTATTTATCCACCACCGCTACAGTTagataaaacttaaaatattatcatcaaCTGTTGTTTGGCTTACAATTAGCAATAGCATCCTCCCTCCGCTTAATATCCTGAGTGAAGAGAATATACAGAGTTGTACAAACAAAATTAGTCAGCAGCACGGTGAGGTTATATTTGACAAAGACATATCATCAAGTGGGTGGTGTTACTAACCATTTCTTTCTTGCTAAGCTCAGCTTCCAGTCAGCAAGCTTTCTTTGTTTCTGTGAAGAGTCCTGCAGCAGTTAAAAACGCAAGTGGAAGAGGGTTTATTATGAGTTCAGGAGAAGAAGTGAGTACATTGATGGTATCCAAGGGAATATCAACAGTAGCATCGAGGCTTTGGCAAATCCAACTGGTCTAGATGCAGCAGGAAACCTTCCGCCGCCTTTCTGCAAATAACAATCAGTAAAACAATCTAATGTCAGTAGTAACCAACTTCACCATTGAGTTTGATAATCCAAATCTAAAGGAATGAGTCTCAATCATAAAGACTACTACTACACAATCCTAAACTAGTTCCCAGAT
The nucleotide sequence above comes from Brassica napus cultivar Da-Ae unplaced genomic scaffold, Da-Ae ScsIHWf_361;HRSCAF=568, whole genome shotgun sequence. Encoded proteins:
- the LOC106451743 gene encoding plastidal glycolate/glycerate translocator 1, chloroplastic-like, yielding MATPLAAPLFSPLALSSARNRRSYPKIRFQSNNGSPLESNGHQKLNLSKCSKLNGQRSKFLQMGSREMTFGRKLSVQAADGAGTGNTSTITSNVLAAAHLLVSLGIILAADQFLKQAFIAASIKFPSALFGMFCIFSVLMILDSVVPAAANGMMSFFEPAFLFIQRWLPLFYVPSLVVLPLSVRDIPAASGLKICYIVAGGWLASLCVAGFTAIAVRKMVNTEMTEAEPMAKPSPFSALELWSWSGIFVASFVGALFYPNSLGTSARTCLPFLLSSTVLGYIVGTGLPSAIKKVFHPIICCALSALLAALAFGYASGSGLDPVLGNYLTKVASDPGAGDILMGFLGSVILTFAFSMFKQRKLVKRHAAEIFTSVIVSTLFSLYSTALVGRLVGLEPSLTVSILPRCITVALALSIVSLFEGTNSSLTAAVVVVTGLIGANFVQVVLDKLRLNDPIARGIATASSAHGLGTAALSAKEPEALPFCAIAYALTGIFGSLLCSVPAVRQSLLAVVG
- the LOC125603617 gene encoding acetyltransferase NSI-like, whose amino-acid sequence is MILIPTSSSSSSYSCCSLPQASFSSNSYPSNQSLFLSKSAYPIRHGSRKLKTLRLRANFWESIRSGFVKNNNNTTQLVEPPSTTEEEDEDTEPLLPVEFTLVERTLQDGFIEEIIFSSGGEIDVYDLQTLCDKVGWPRRPLTKLAAALKNSYMVATLHSVLKPSSSSSEGDNEQQQQQKNKKLIGMARATSDHAFNATIWDVLVDPEYQGQGLGKALVEKLVRALLQRDIGNISLFADSQVVDFYQNLGFEADPEGIKGMFWYPK
- the LOC125603616 gene encoding phosphoribulokinase, chloroplastic; amino-acid sequence: MAVSTIYSTQALNSTHFFTSSSSSKQVFFYRRQNNRRFNTIITCAAQQTVVIGLAADSGCGKSTFMRRLTSVFGGAAEPPKGGNPDSNTLISDMTTVICLDDYHSLDRTGRKEKGVTALDPRANDFDLMYEQVKALKSGIAVEKPIYNHVTGLLDAPELIQPPKILVIEGLHPMFDERVRDLLDFSIYLDISNEVKFAWKIQRDMAERGHSLESIKASIEARKPDFDAFIDPQKQYADAVIEVLPTQLIPDDNEGKVLRVRLIMKEGVKYFSPVYLFDEGSTISWIPCGRKLTCSYPGIKFNYAPDSYFDHEVSVVEMDGQFDRLDELIYVESHLSNLSTKFYGEVTQQMLKHADFPGSNNGTGLFQTIVGLKIRDLYEQLIANKATAPAEAAKA